The following proteins are encoded in a genomic region of Brachypodium distachyon strain Bd21 chromosome 1, Brachypodium_distachyon_v3.0, whole genome shotgun sequence:
- the LOC100837028 gene encoding replication protein A 32 kDa subunit C isoform X1, whose amino-acid sequence MATAASYFSGTAVMPRAGPAAAADYTAGAGTPPPSKSHNPRYSGCVPATVLHIARSFAAAAAADDGGGDPVFSIDGVETSNVRVLGRVLNIVSRETDVSFTLDDGTGKIALVRWITDQLDARDTAYIRDGVYVRVHANVTGFQAKQQAFIRSIRPVTNFNEVVLHYIECMHVHMENTRIKMQGQLPPAVQTNAYTHEPGGVREHQVHFTPQVQQGQLPPAVRTNTSTYVPYSGSVREHQVHFTPQVNQVHLPSAVRADTSTYVPFTGGMRENQAHFTQVNQGQFLPPVQTNASTHGPFSGRQREHPVHSAPQVNQFSSYSATSGQQYDLQSMVLGVLQAPDIISLENGIHIDEVARRTGAPKTNIMEVINFLADTGLLCWTIDDYHVKCTADQRSNLRN is encoded by the exons atggccaccgccgcctcctacTTCTCCGGCACGGCCGTCATGCCGCGTGCggggcccgccgccgccgccgactacACCGCCGGCGCAGGCACCCCTCCACCCTCTAAG TCGCACAACCCCCGCTACTCCGGCTGCGTCCCCGCCACCGTACTCCACATCGCCCgctccttcgccgccgcggccgccgccgacgacggcggcggcgaccccgTTTTCTCCATCGACGGCGTCGAGACCAGCAAC GTTAGGGTTTTGGGGAGGGTTTTAAACATTGTGAGCAGGGAGACTGACGTGTCATTCACGCTCGATGACGGTACTGGGAAGATCGCCCTCGTGCGGTG GATCACTGACCAGCTAGATGCTCGTGACACGGCTTATATCCG GGATGGCGTGTACGTCAGGGTTCATGCAAATGTCACAGGGTTTCAAGCTAAGCAGCAGGCGTTTATCCGATCTATCAG GCCGGTTACCAATTTCAATGAAGTGGTGCTGCATTACattgaatgcatgcatgtgcacatGGAAAATACTCGGATAAAG ATGCAAGGGCAACTCCCGCCTGCAGTTCAAACAAACGCATATACACATGAGCCTGGTGGAGTGAGAGAACACCAAGTACATTTTACTCCTCAAGTACAACAAGGACAACTCCCGCCTGCAGTTCGAACAAACACATCTACTTATGTGCCTTATTCTGGTAGTGTGAGAGAACACCAAGTCCATTTTACTCCTCAAGTAAACCAAGTGCACCTACCGTCTGCAGTTCGAGCAGACACATCTACTTATGTGCCTTTTACTGGTGGCATGAGAGAAAATCAAGCTCATTTCACTCAAGTAAATCAAGGACAATTCCTTCCcccagttcaaacaaatgcatCTACTCATGGACCTTTTTCTGGCAGACAGAGAGAACATCCAGTTCATTCTGCTCCTCAAGTAAACCAA TTTTCATCTTACTCAGCCACCAGTGGACAACAGTATGACCTGCAAAGTATGGTTTTGGGAGTTCTACAAGCACCTGATATTAT ATCCCTTGAAAATGGTATACACATTGACGAAGTGGCTAGAAGAACTGGAGCGCCAAAAACAAATATTAT GGAGGTTATCAACTTTCTCGCTGATACAGGCTTGCTCTGTTGGACCATTGATGACTATCATGTCAAGTGTACGGCTGATCAACGCAGTAATCTTCGGAACTAG
- the LOC100837334 gene encoding probable receptor-like serine/threonine-protein kinase At5g57670 isoform X2: MKPLYSRGRDRFKKLLLSIAKPTAHMDMAHAAEPLPGAPPDSPPGKPAWRCFSYDEIHRATNGFHGENLVGKGGSSEVYRGTLEDGAAVAVKRLMGAAACERRERDFLAELGTVGHARHPNVCALLGCCVDRDLYLVFAFSARGSVSAILHDGAAPAMGWEARYGIAVGTARGLEYLHKGCRRRIIHRDIKASNVLLTDDFQPQISDFGLAKWLPTEWTHRAIAPIEGTFGCLAPEYYTHGIVDEKTDVFAFGVFLLEVMAGRKPVDGTHRSLLSWVVELLEGAEIRRDRWAMPPEAEEGDDAEEPWSFDDLDEGTDDELDTPSSSSASSTSTT, encoded by the exons ATGAAGCCTCTGTACTCGCGGGGCAGGGACCGTTTCAAGAAGCTTCTCCTCTCCATCGCCAAGCCCACCGCCCACATGGACATGGCGCACGCTGCAGAGCCGCTCCCGGGGGCGCCACCTGATTCGCCGCCGGGGAAGCCCGCGTGGCGGTGCTTCTCCTACGACGAGATCCACCGCGCCACCAACGGCTTCCACGGAG AGAACCTGGTGGGGAAGGGCGGGTCGTCGGAGGTGTACCGGGGCACGCTGGAGgacggggcggcggtggcggtgaagCGGCTGATgggcgcggcggcgtgcgagcgGCGGGAGCGGGACTTCCTGGCGGAGCTGGGCACGGTGGGGCACGCCAGGCACCCCAACGTGTGCGCGCTCCTCGGCTGCTGCGTCGACCGCGACCTCTACCTCGTCTTCGCCTTCTCCGCCCGCGGCTCCGTCTCCGCCATCCTCCACG acggggcggcgccggcgatgggGTGGGAGGCGAGGTACGGCATCGCGGTGGGCACGGCCAGGGGGCTGGAGTACCTGCACAAGGGCTGCCGGAGGCGGATCATACACAGGGACATTAAGGCCTCCAACGTGCTGCTCACGGACGACTTCCAACCCCAG ATTTCCGACTTCGGGCTCGCCAAGTGGCTCCCGACGGAGTGGACGCACCGGGCGATCGCGCCCATCGAAGGCACGTTCGG GTGCCTGGCGCCGGAGTACTACACGCACGGGATCGTGGACGAGAAGACGGACGTGTTCGCGTTCGGCGTGTTCCTGCTGGAGGTCATGGCCGGGCGGAAGCCGGTGGACGGCACCCACCGGAGCCTCCTCAGCTGG GTGGTGGAGCTGCTGGAAGGCGCCGAGATCCGGCGAGACCGGTGGGCTATGCcaccggaggcggaggagggcgacgACGCGGAGGAGCCATGGAGCTTCGACGACCTCGACGAAGGCACGGACGACGAACTTGACACGCCATCCTCCTCTTCAGCCTCTTCAACATCGACCACTTAG
- the LOC100837028 gene encoding replication protein A 32 kDa subunit C isoform X2 yields MATAASYFSGTAVMPRAGPAAAADYTAGAGTPPPSKSHNPRYSGCVPATVLHIARSFAAAAAADDGGGDPVFSIDGVETSNVRVLGRVLNIVSRETDVSFTLDDGTGKIALVRWITDQLDARDTAYIRDGVYVRVHANVTGFQAKQQAFIRSIRPVTNFNEVVLHYIECMHVHMENTRIKMQGQLPPAVQTNAYTHEPGGVREHQVHFTPQVQQGQLPPAVRTNTSTYVPYSGSVREHQVHFTPQVNQFSSYSATSGQQYDLQSMVLGVLQAPDIISLENGIHIDEVARRTGAPKTNIMEVINFLADTGLLCWTIDDYHVKCTADQRSNLRN; encoded by the exons atggccaccgccgcctcctacTTCTCCGGCACGGCCGTCATGCCGCGTGCggggcccgccgccgccgccgactacACCGCCGGCGCAGGCACCCCTCCACCCTCTAAG TCGCACAACCCCCGCTACTCCGGCTGCGTCCCCGCCACCGTACTCCACATCGCCCgctccttcgccgccgcggccgccgccgacgacggcggcggcgaccccgTTTTCTCCATCGACGGCGTCGAGACCAGCAAC GTTAGGGTTTTGGGGAGGGTTTTAAACATTGTGAGCAGGGAGACTGACGTGTCATTCACGCTCGATGACGGTACTGGGAAGATCGCCCTCGTGCGGTG GATCACTGACCAGCTAGATGCTCGTGACACGGCTTATATCCG GGATGGCGTGTACGTCAGGGTTCATGCAAATGTCACAGGGTTTCAAGCTAAGCAGCAGGCGTTTATCCGATCTATCAG GCCGGTTACCAATTTCAATGAAGTGGTGCTGCATTACattgaatgcatgcatgtgcacatGGAAAATACTCGGATAAAG ATGCAAGGGCAACTCCCGCCTGCAGTTCAAACAAACGCATATACACATGAGCCTGGTGGAGTGAGAGAACACCAAGTACATTTTACTCCTCAAGTACAACAAGGACAACTCCCGCCTGCAGTTCGAACAAACACATCTACTTATGTGCCTTATTCTGGTAGTGTGAGAGAACACCAAGTCCATTTTACTCCTCAAGTAAACCAA TTTTCATCTTACTCAGCCACCAGTGGACAACAGTATGACCTGCAAAGTATGGTTTTGGGAGTTCTACAAGCACCTGATATTAT ATCCCTTGAAAATGGTATACACATTGACGAAGTGGCTAGAAGAACTGGAGCGCCAAAAACAAATATTAT GGAGGTTATCAACTTTCTCGCTGATACAGGCTTGCTCTGTTGGACCATTGATGACTATCATGTCAAGTGTACGGCTGATCAACGCAGTAATCTTCGGAACTAG
- the LOC100837334 gene encoding probable receptor-like serine/threonine-protein kinase At5g57670 isoform X3: MKPLYSRGRDRFKKLLLSIAKPTAHMDMAHAAEPLPGAPPDSPPGKPAWRCFSYDEIHRATNGFHGENLVGKGGSSEVYRGTLEDGAAVAVKRLMGAAACERRERDFLAELGTVGHARHPNVCALLGCCVDRDLYLVFAFSARGSVSAILHDGAAPAMGWEARYGIAVGTARGLEYLHKGCRRRIIHRDIKASNVLLTDDFQPQISDFGLAKWLPTEWTHRAIAPIEGAWRRSTTRTGSWTRRRTCSRSACSCWRSWPGGSRWTAPTGASSAGWWSCWKAPRSGETGGLCHRRRRRATTRRSHGASTTSTKARTTNLTRHPPLQPLQHRPLSI, from the exons ATGAAGCCTCTGTACTCGCGGGGCAGGGACCGTTTCAAGAAGCTTCTCCTCTCCATCGCCAAGCCCACCGCCCACATGGACATGGCGCACGCTGCAGAGCCGCTCCCGGGGGCGCCACCTGATTCGCCGCCGGGGAAGCCCGCGTGGCGGTGCTTCTCCTACGACGAGATCCACCGCGCCACCAACGGCTTCCACGGAG AGAACCTGGTGGGGAAGGGCGGGTCGTCGGAGGTGTACCGGGGCACGCTGGAGgacggggcggcggtggcggtgaagCGGCTGATgggcgcggcggcgtgcgagcgGCGGGAGCGGGACTTCCTGGCGGAGCTGGGCACGGTGGGGCACGCCAGGCACCCCAACGTGTGCGCGCTCCTCGGCTGCTGCGTCGACCGCGACCTCTACCTCGTCTTCGCCTTCTCCGCCCGCGGCTCCGTCTCCGCCATCCTCCACG acggggcggcgccggcgatgggGTGGGAGGCGAGGTACGGCATCGCGGTGGGCACGGCCAGGGGGCTGGAGTACCTGCACAAGGGCTGCCGGAGGCGGATCATACACAGGGACATTAAGGCCTCCAACGTGCTGCTCACGGACGACTTCCAACCCCAG ATTTCCGACTTCGGGCTCGCCAAGTGGCTCCCGACGGAGTGGACGCACCGGGCGATCGCGCCCATCGAAG GTGCCTGGCGCCGGAGTACTACACGCACGGGATCGTGGACGAGAAGACGGACGTGTTCGCGTTCGGCGTGTTCCTGCTGGAGGTCATGGCCGGGCGGAAGCCGGTGGACGGCACCCACCGGAGCCTCCTCAGCTGG GTGGTGGAGCTGCTGGAAGGCGCCGAGATCCGGCGAGACCGGTGGGCTATGCcaccggaggcggaggagggcgacgACGCGGAGGAGCCATGGAGCTTCGACGACCTCGACGAAGGCACGGACGACGAACTTGACACGCCATCCTCCTCTTCAGCCTCTTCAACATCGACCACTTAGCATCTAA
- the LOC100837334 gene encoding probable receptor-like serine/threonine-protein kinase At5g57670 isoform X1, whose product MKPLYSRGRDRFKKLLLSIAKPTAHMDMAHAAEPLPGAPPDSPPGKPAWRCFSYDEIHRATNGFHGENLVGKGGSSEVYRGTLEDGAAVAVKRLMGAAACERRERDFLAELGTVGHARHPNVCALLGCCVDRDLYLVFAFSARGSVSAILHDGAAPAMGWEARYGIAVGTARGLEYLHKGCRRRIIHRDIKASNVLLTDDFQPQISDFGLAKWLPTEWTHRAIAPIEGTFGCLAPEYYTHGIVDEKTDVFAFGVFLLEVMAGRKPVDGTHRSLLSWARPLLKEGKTEALVDPRIMTGQGGGGGYEAEQARRLAFVASLCIRASATWRPSMSEVVELLEGAEIRRDRWAMPPEAEEGDDAEEPWSFDDLDEGTDDELDTPSSSSASSTSTT is encoded by the exons ATGAAGCCTCTGTACTCGCGGGGCAGGGACCGTTTCAAGAAGCTTCTCCTCTCCATCGCCAAGCCCACCGCCCACATGGACATGGCGCACGCTGCAGAGCCGCTCCCGGGGGCGCCACCTGATTCGCCGCCGGGGAAGCCCGCGTGGCGGTGCTTCTCCTACGACGAGATCCACCGCGCCACCAACGGCTTCCACGGAG AGAACCTGGTGGGGAAGGGCGGGTCGTCGGAGGTGTACCGGGGCACGCTGGAGgacggggcggcggtggcggtgaagCGGCTGATgggcgcggcggcgtgcgagcgGCGGGAGCGGGACTTCCTGGCGGAGCTGGGCACGGTGGGGCACGCCAGGCACCCCAACGTGTGCGCGCTCCTCGGCTGCTGCGTCGACCGCGACCTCTACCTCGTCTTCGCCTTCTCCGCCCGCGGCTCCGTCTCCGCCATCCTCCACG acggggcggcgccggcgatgggGTGGGAGGCGAGGTACGGCATCGCGGTGGGCACGGCCAGGGGGCTGGAGTACCTGCACAAGGGCTGCCGGAGGCGGATCATACACAGGGACATTAAGGCCTCCAACGTGCTGCTCACGGACGACTTCCAACCCCAG ATTTCCGACTTCGGGCTCGCCAAGTGGCTCCCGACGGAGTGGACGCACCGGGCGATCGCGCCCATCGAAGGCACGTTCGG GTGCCTGGCGCCGGAGTACTACACGCACGGGATCGTGGACGAGAAGACGGACGTGTTCGCGTTCGGCGTGTTCCTGCTGGAGGTCATGGCCGGGCGGAAGCCGGTGGACGGCACCCACCGGAGCCTCCTCAGCTGG GCAAGGCCGCTCCTGAAGGAAGGCAAGACGGAGGCGCTGGTGGATCCGAGGATCATGACcggccaaggcggcggcggcggctacgaAGCCGAGCAGGCACGGCGGCTCGCGTTCGTGGCTTCGCTGTGCATCAGGGCGTCGGCGACGTGGAGACCGTCAATGAGCGAG GTGGTGGAGCTGCTGGAAGGCGCCGAGATCCGGCGAGACCGGTGGGCTATGCcaccggaggcggaggagggcgacgACGCGGAGGAGCCATGGAGCTTCGACGACCTCGACGAAGGCACGGACGACGAACTTGACACGCCATCCTCCTCTTCAGCCTCTTCAACATCGACCACTTAG